In a genomic window of Caloenas nicobarica isolate bCalNic1 chromosome 29, bCalNic1.hap1, whole genome shotgun sequence:
- the LOC135999756 gene encoding uncharacterized protein LOC135999756 isoform X1, translating to MAGAPERARGLLGTLEAALALPGEDGDVPTQILVEHLLDRRRKRKLLLTQLRVLQRLLQVLRCPDTPPALPDLRAAQAQARSRWRELKSGYGGALETLGGALPPALARMGEGRRLRRRLRAALTEHLQAQLHEALERRQQVRRRLQELRRARDGQQGALWRLRGAELRCCRGLGRWSCPNGAPCWRNSAGFRKLKGPETSS from the exons ATGGCGGGAGCGCCGGAGCGCGCGCGGGG gctgctggggacccTGGAGGCCGCGCTGGCCCTGCCGGGGGAGGACGGGGACGTGCCCACACAAATCCTGGTCGAGCATCTGCTG GACAGGCGGCGGAAGCGGAAGCTGCTCCTGACGCAGCTGCGGGTGCTGCAGCGCCTCCTGCAGGTTCTGCGGTGCCCCGAcacccccccggccctgcccgacCTGC GTGCGGCGCAGGCGCAGGCGCGGAGCCGCTGGCGGGAGCTGAAGTCGGGGTACGGGGGGGCCCTGGAGACCCTGGGGGGGGCCCTGCCCCCCGCCCTCGCCCGAATGGGGGAGGGGCGGCGCCTGCGGAGGCGGCTGCGGGCGGCGCTGACAGAG cacctgcaggcGCAGCTGCACGAGGCCCTGGAGAGACGGCAACAG GTGCGGCGGCGGCTGCAGGAGCTGCGGAGGGCGCGGGACGGCCAGCAGGGGGCGCTGTGGCGGCTGCGGGGGGCGGAGCTCAg ATGCTGTCGGGGGTTGGGCCGCTGGAGCTGCCCGAACGGCGCCCCCTGCTGGCGGAACAGCGCAG GGTTCCGGAAGCTTAAAGGACCAGAAACCTCCAGCTGA
- the LOC135999756 gene encoding uncharacterized protein LOC135999756 isoform X2, producing MAGAPERARGLLGTLEAALALPGEDGDVPTQILVEHLLDRRRKRKLLLTQLRVLQRLLQVLRCPDTPPALPDLRAAQAQARSRWRELKSGYGGALETLGGALPPALARMGEGRRLRRRLRAALTEHLQAQLHEALERRQQVRRRLQELRRARDGQQGALWRLRGAELRVPEA from the exons ATGGCGGGAGCGCCGGAGCGCGCGCGGGG gctgctggggacccTGGAGGCCGCGCTGGCCCTGCCGGGGGAGGACGGGGACGTGCCCACACAAATCCTGGTCGAGCATCTGCTG GACAGGCGGCGGAAGCGGAAGCTGCTCCTGACGCAGCTGCGGGTGCTGCAGCGCCTCCTGCAGGTTCTGCGGTGCCCCGAcacccccccggccctgcccgacCTGC GTGCGGCGCAGGCGCAGGCGCGGAGCCGCTGGCGGGAGCTGAAGTCGGGGTACGGGGGGGCCCTGGAGACCCTGGGGGGGGCCCTGCCCCCCGCCCTCGCCCGAATGGGGGAGGGGCGGCGCCTGCGGAGGCGGCTGCGGGCGGCGCTGACAGAG cacctgcaggcGCAGCTGCACGAGGCCCTGGAGAGACGGCAACAG GTGCGGCGGCGGCTGCAGGAGCTGCGGAGGGCGCGGGACGGCCAGCAGGGGGCGCTGTGGCGGCTGCGGGGGGCGGAGCTCAg GGTTCCGGAAGCTTAA
- the TSR2 gene encoding pre-rRNA-processing protein TSR2 homolog, protein MAAGGLGEPGLFAQGVRAVLGGWAALQLAVAQGFGGPQSPEKAAWLAGALQEFFTQNADLEEEEVEEFLAEVMDNEFDTAVEDGSLRQVSRELLTLWARRGDTAGVGEALGALSRRGPALRAALAAAHPLDGPAHPLDGPAHHLDGPAHRLDGPAHCLDAPAHRLDGQAPPTPLDTPPHMDMPPREGDEESEEEAMECGTPPHPPAGWTLVRRRRR, encoded by the exons ATggcggcgggcgggctgggGGAGCCCGGGCTGTTCGCGCAGGGAGTGCGGGCGGTGCTGGGCGGCTGGGCCGCGCTGCAG CTGGCGGTGGCTCAGGGATTCGGGGGCCCCCAGAGCCCCGAAAAAGCCGCCTGGTTGGCCGGAGCCCTGCAGGAGTTTTTCACCCAAAATG CGgacctggaggaggaggaggtggaggagttTCTGGCCGAGGTGATGGACAACGAGTTCGACACGGCCGTGGAGGACGGCAGCCTGCGGCAG GTGAGCCGGGAGCTGCTGACGCTCTGGGCGCGCcggggggacacagcgggggTGGGGGAGGCGCTGGGGGCCTTGTCCCGACGAGGCCCCGCCCTCCGCGCCGCCCTGGCTGCCGCCCACCCCCTGGatggccccgcccaccccctggatggccccgcccaccacctggatggccccgcccaccgcctGGATGGCCCCGCCCACTGCCTGGATGCCCCCGCCCACCGCCTGGATGGccaagccccgcccaccccgcTGGACACGCCCCCTCACATGGACATGCCCCCCAGGGAGGGGGACGAGGAGAGTGAGGAGGAG GCCATGGAGTGCGggacccccccgcacccccccgcCGGTTGGACCCTCGTGCGGAGGCGGCGCCGATga
- the WNK3 gene encoding serine/threonine-protein kinase WNK3: MGDPNIPVSPPQNRFVRKSLEPLANDDDEEEPPNGGGKTGKFGGNAEFRGDLGARGDPKMGGEEEEEEMKAVATSPGGRFLKFDVELGRGAFKSVFKGFDTDTWVEVAWCELQDRKLTKAEQQRFKEEAEMLKGLQHPNIVRFYDSWESTLKGKKCIVLVTELMTSGTLKTYLKRFKVMKPKVLRSWCRQILKGLQFLHTRTPPIIHRDLKCDNIFITGPTGSVKIGDLGLATLMRTSFAKSVIGTPEFMAPEMYEERYDESVDVYAFGMCMLEMGTSEYPYAECQNAAQIYRKVTSGIKPASFEKVTDPEVKEIIEGCIRQNKAERLSIRDLLNHVFFAEDTGLRVELAEQDEGAGTTLALRLWVEDPKKLKGKHKDNEAIEFKFNLEVDVPEEVALEMVKSGFFHESDSKAVAKSIRDRLTLVRKTREKKRAQPDTEDPEGNQRGHQRLGRPPVDGFVENGATTDVTGVTEATAQVGCGGLGAPGPPRDGTLGDVTGGATTAVGDGEMLGVGVTWGQGVVAPGAPGTGVAPALEVPPGLGMPPPTGMPPAMEVPPPAEMPPPAPGMPPGPELPPTMGVPPALEMPPALEMPPWPVMPPAPEMPPPTLVMPPPALVMPPPSTVIPPAQEMPPTVMVPPPSEMPPAPGMPPAMGVSPAQGLAPLSMMPPAMEMPPTLVVPPAPGMSPAPVMPPPSMMPPTMVVPPAPGMSPAPVMPPSSEMPPAQEMPPTLVVPPPSVMPRAPGMSPPSMMPPTMVMPPAPGMPPAQEMPPTLVAPPPSVMPPAPVMPPVPAMPPTPGMPPPTEAPPDPVSHLHVPEATTIVPEATAVVPDAKPERCRLRRPSCPRPEKVPRFQLTVLQVSSPGDNTVECQLETHDGKMVTFKFDADGDAPEDIACYMVEDNFVLEAEREKFVEELKAIVTRARGLLGGPHVDTQVAPSEQVGGECPPQLSPVGRWRFCINQTIRNRDVTGPGGPQPTQRTSGTSRGGDVPDVSGPEGPGTVVTGPQEPAGPGGQETIVPKPGDVDAPKGQETIVPKAQELGGPGGQEMIVPKACDQGVPQGQGTIVTSPREQEGPGQPDVTVPKAQELDGHQGAETIVPRAQGQGTIVTEAGEQDLPTGPEVPPPACPCPPPGDKRPWGRRIRRWAQRLRLPPPATGSPPRTGDKAELGDPPQRCQPLTNPESSDPPRTDWGDPSSESESGGGFWGPPHPPGAPPRRHPPPGSPSSPMSSDGDTDPEDEDLRAELRKLREKHIREVVTLRAQQDQELRELQGRLRARKNRGGDPQKWGGPPQGDCGGAGGSPRRLRGVKGRGRGRGAAGTGPPNPPAPQKKGLFTDDLHRLVDEWAQDTARAQGTSSWVTTLRGVRMTPKKWGGTPQKTTPMGGAAPSRRGLREGGTPPGP; encoded by the exons ATGGGGGACCCCaacatccccgtgtcccccccccaaaaccgcTTCGTCCGCAAGAGCCTGGAGCCGTTGGCCAACGATGACGACGAAGAGGAACCACCCAACGGCGGGGGGAAAACGGGCAAATTCGGGGGAAACGCGGAGTTtcggggggatttgggggctcggggggaccccaaaatggggggggaggaggaagaggaggagatgaaGGCGGTGGCCACGTCGCCGGGGGGAAGGTTCCTCAAGTTCGACGTGGAGTTGGGCCGAGGAGCCTTCAAAAGCGTCTTCAAGGGCTTCGACACCGACACGTGGGTGGAGGTCGCGTGGTGCGAGTTGCAG GACCGCAAGCTGACCAAGGCGGAGCAGCAGCGCTTCAAGGAGGAGGCCGAGATGCTGAAGGGGCTCCAGCACCCCAACATCGTCCGCTTCTACGACTCCTGGGAGTCCACGCTCAAGGGCAAGAAATGCATCGTCCTCGTCACCGAGCTCATGACCTCGGGCACCCTCAAGAC GTATCTCAAGAGGTTCAAGGTGATGAAGCCCAAGGTTCTGCGGAGCTGGTGCCGGCAGATCTTGAAGGGCCTCCAGTTCCTCCACACCCGCACGCCGCCCATCATCCACCGCGACCTCAAATGCGACAACATCTTCATCACCGGCCCCACCGGCTCGGTGAAGATCGGCGATTTGGGCCTGGCCACCTTGATGAGGACGTCGTTCGCCAAGAGCGTCATCG GGACACCGGAATTCATGGCGCCCGAGATGTACGAGGAGCGCTACGACGAGTCGGTGGACGTCTACGCCTTCGGGATGTGCATGCTGGAGATGGGCACCTCGGAGTACCCCTACGCCGAGTGCCAAAACGCCGCCCAGATCTACCGCAAAGTCACCAGC GGCATCAAACCGGCCAGTTTCGAGAAGGTGACGGACCCCGAGGTGAAGGAGATCATCGAGGGCTGCATCCGGCAGAACAAGGCCGAGAG GCTCTCCATCCGCGACCTCCTCAACCACGTCTTCTTCGCCGAGGACACGGGGCTGCGCGTGGAGCTGGCGGAGCAGGACGAGGGCGCCGGAACCACCTTGGCCTTGAGGCTGTGGGTGGAGGATCCCAAGAAGCTGAAGGGGAAGCACAAGGACAACGAGGCCATCGAGTTCAAGTTCAACCTGGAGGTCGACGTCCCCGAGGAGGTGGCTTTGGAGATG GTGAAATCGGGTTTTTTCCACGAGAGCGACTCCAAAGCCGTGGCCAAATCCATCCGTGACCGCCTGACCTTGGTGAGGAAGACGAGGGAGAAGAAACGAGCCCAACCCGACACCGAGGACCCCGAGGGCAACCAGCGTGGCCACCAGCGGCTGGGACGTCCCCCCG TCGATGGGTTCGTGGAGAACGGGGCCACCACTGATGTCACCGGTGTCACCGAGGCCACCGCGCAGGTTGGGTGTGGTGGCTTGGGGGCACCAGGACCCCCCCGAGATGGGACGTTGGGGGATGTCACCGGAGGTGCCACCACCGCGGTGGGCGATGGGGAGATGCTGGGTGTCGgtgtgacatggggacagggggtggtGGCACCTGGGGcaccggggacaggggtggcaccagccctggaggtgcCACCAGGCCTGGGAATGCCACCGCCAACCGGGATGCCACCGGCCATGGAGGTGCCACCACCGGCTGAGATGCCACCACCGGCTCCAGGGATGCCACCAGGTCCAGAGCTGCCACCAACCATGGgggtgccaccagccctggagatgccaccagccctggagaTGCCACCGTGGCCAGTGatgccaccagctccagagaTGCCACCACCAACCCTTGTGATGCCACCACCAGCCCTTGTGATGCCACCACCAAGCACAGTGATTCCACCAGCCCAAGAGATGCCACCAACCGTGATGGTGCCACCTCCATCTGAGatgccaccagccccagggatgCCACCAGCCATGGGGGTGTCGCCAGCACAAGGGTTGGCACCTCTGTCCATGATGCCACCAGCCATGGAGATGCCACCAACCCTGGTGGTGCCACCAGCTCCAGGGATGTCACCAGCCCCAGTGATGCCACCTCCATCCATGATGCCACCAACTATggtggtgccaccagccccagggatgTCACCAGCTCCAGTGATGCCACCTTCATCCGAGATGCCACCAGCCCAAGAGATGCCACCAACCCTGGTGGTGCCACCTCCATCCGTGATGCCACGAGCTCCAGGGATGTCACCTCCATCCATGATGCCACCAACCATGGTGatgccaccagccccagggatgCCACCAGCCCAAGAGATGCCACCAACCCTGGTGGCGCCACCTCCATCCGTGATGCCACCAGCCCCAGTGATGCCACCAGTCCCAGCGATGCCACCAACCCCAGGGATGCCACCCCCCACCGAAGCCCCCCCAGACCCTGTGTCCCACCTCCATGTCCCCGAGGCCACCACCATTGTCCCCGAGGCCACCGCCGTTGTCCCCGACGCCAAACCCGAGCGTTGCCGACTACGCCGCCCCTCCTGCCCGCGCCCCGAGAAGGTTCCTCGCTTCCAACTCACCGTCCTCCAG GTCTCATCCCCCGGGGACAACACGGTCGAGTGTCAATTGGAGACCCACGACGGCAAGATGGTGACGTTCAAGTTCGACGCCGATGGGGACGCCCCTGAGGACATCGCGTGTTACATG GTTGAGGACAACTTCGTGCTGGAGGCCGAGCGGGAGAAGTTCGTGGAGGAGCTCAAGGCCATTGTCACCCGGGCGCGGGGGCTCCTCGGTGGCCCCCACGTGGACACCCAG GTGGCACCTTCGGAGCAAGTTGGTGGCG AATGTCCCCCCCAGTTGTCACCTGTGGGGCGCTGGAGGTTTTGTATCAACCAGACCATCAGGAACCGAGACGTCACCG GTCCTGGGGGACCCCAACCCACCCAGAGGACCTCGGGGACATCGCGTGGTGGTGACGTCCCAGATGTCAGTGGCCCGGAAGGACCAGGGACGGTTGTCACCGGTCCCCAAGAACCTGCTGGCCCTGGAGGACAAGAGACGATTGTCCCCAAACCCGGTGACGTGGACGCACCCAAGGGACAAGAGACAATTGTCCCCAAAGCCCAAGAGCTCGGTGGCCCTGGAGGACAGGAGATGATTGTCCCCAAAGCCTGTGACCAGGGTGTcccccagggacaggggacaattGTCACCAGCCCTCGGGAGCAGGAGGGACCCGGCCAACCCGACGTCACTGTCCCCAAAGCTCAAGAGCTCGATGGCCACCAAGGAGCAGAGACCATTGTCCCCAGAGCTCAAGGACAAGGGACAATTGTCACCGAGGCTGGGGAACAGGACCTGCCCACGGGACCAGAG GTGCCCCCCCCggcctgtccctgtcccccccccggTGACAAAAGGCCGTGGGGCCGCCGGATCCGCCGCTGGGCCCAGCGCCTGCGcctgcccccccccgccacggGGAGCCCCCCCCGCACAG GGGACAAGGCGGAacttggggaccccccccagcgCTGCCAG ccgcTAACGAACCCCGAATCGAGCGACCCCCCCCGAACCGACTGGGGGGACCCCAGTTCGGAAAGCGAAAGCggggggggattttggggccccccccaccccccaggggcccccccccgccgccacccCCCCCCCGGGTCCCCATCGTCCCCCATGAGCAGCGACGGGGACACGGACCCCGAAGACGAAGATTTACGGGCCGAATTACGCAAATTACGGGAAAA gcaCATTCGGGAGGTGGTGACGTTACGGGCGCAGCAGGACCAGGAGCTGCGGGAGCTTCAGGGGCGTCTGCGCGCCCGGAAAAACCGGGGGGGGGacccccaaaaatgggggggacccccccagggggATTGTGGGGGAGCCGGGGGGTCCCCGCGACGGCTTCGGGGGGTCAAGGGAAGAGGACGGGGACGGGGAGCGGCCGGCACAG gccccccaaatcccccggccccccaaaaaaagggaCTTTTCACCGACGACCTGCACCGGCTGGTGGACGAGTGGGCGCAGGACACGGCGCGAGCGCAG ggcacctcgTCGTGGGTCACCACCCTCCGCGGCGTCCGCATGACCCCCAAAAAATGGggggggaccccccaaaaaacaacccccatGGGAGGggccgccccgtcccgccgggggctgagggagggggggacccccccgggaccctaA